A DNA window from Zingiber officinale cultivar Zhangliang chromosome 3A, Zo_v1.1, whole genome shotgun sequence contains the following coding sequences:
- the LOC122051538 gene encoding uncharacterized protein LOC122051538 has product MATALTMLIPSSPSLAPVKLSSSAAFFGPTKAVAAVRPRRAGAAVAVVRASWKEKALAVAAAALVVALPEVAEAAQPGFSPSLKNFLLSIVSGGVVLAAIGGAVIAVSNFDPVKRT; this is encoded by the coding sequence ATGGCGACGGCGCTCACCATGCTCATCCCCTCTTCCCCTTCCCTCGCCCCGGTCAAGCTTTCCTCCTCCGCCGCCTTCTTCGGCCCCACCAAGGCTGTGGCCGCAGTGCGCCCGCGCAGAGCCGGCGCGGCCGTCGCCGTGGTGCGCGCCTCGTGGAAGGAGAAGGCCCTGGCGGTGGCAGCTGCCGCTCTGGTGGTGGCTCTTCCGGAGGTGGCGGAGGCGGCGCAGCCTGGGTTCTCCCCCTCGCTGAAGAACTTCCTGCTcagcatcgtctccggcggcgtCGTCCTCGCGGCAATAGGAGGCGCCGTCATCGCCGTGTCCAACTTTGATCCGGTGAAACGCACTTAA
- the LOC122050284 gene encoding glutathione S-transferase T3-like, with translation MGSQLGMSYPYGVSPNQPPVILSNESRRATIDPSISDKESLTPSSVPATQVPPHSSQEEREVELEENESKRRFWSPDEDVVLAKSWATISTDAIIGNDQKDQAFWKRIGDYYNKHRPTGSMMRSYQPLKSHYYRVLKDYEKYTPQSVAHYSNKKVRTSESGGNTSTSNPDTSVDLDDSEVRIRPIGQKAAKMKGKSKAREGDTMEHNIDKEWQDIKEYQMQKMTLRETEIFHKDYEILMKDTSEMIPGQLYLHEKMVEKIKQRHGLV, from the exons ATGGGTAGCCAACTTGGGATGTCTTATCCTTACGGGGTTTCTCCTAATCAACCACCTGTCATACTTTCGAATGAATCTAGAAGGGCGACTATTGATCCATCTATCAGCGACAAAGAATCTCTAACGCCATCATCTGTTCCAGCAACTCAGGTGCCACCACACTCATCACAAGAAGAGCGTGAAGTTGAGCTGGAGGAAAATGAATCGAAAAGAAGATTCTGGTCTCCCGATGAAGATGTGGTCCTTGCGAAGTCATGGGCAACTATAAGCACTGATGCAATCATTGGTAATGACCAGAAGGATCAAGCTTTTTGGAAACGTATTGGTGATTACTACAACAAACATCGCCCCACTGGATCTATGATGAGAAGTTATCAGCCTCTGAAATCACATTATTACAG ggttctcaaagactacgagaaataTACTCCACAATCAGTTGCTCATTACTCTAACAAGAAGGTAAGGACATCCGAGTCAGGAGGAAACACTTCAACATCAAATCCAGATACAAGTGTTGATTTAGATGACTCTGAAGTCCGCATTCGTCCGATAGGGCAAAAGGCAGCGAAGATGAAGGGCAAATCTAAAGCCAGAGAGGGCGACACAATGGAACATAACATCGACAAAGAATGGcaagatattaaagaatatcaaatgCAAAAAATGACTTTGCGGGAAACCGAgatctttcataaggattatgaaattcttatgaagGATACCAGTGAGATGATACCAGGACAACTTTATTTACATGAGAAAATGGTGGAAAAAATTAAACAGAGACATGGCCTGGTGTAG
- the LOC122051537 gene encoding uncharacterized protein LOC122051537 has protein sequence MAAAASDSGEDGDLQEIHEPDFLGELFNINLVPSDLFLKFRKQTEGFRVGLNFKFCNVPTNEYQAAVVLKPMASNKRWKFVYEPLHGDIQLLSKKIPLTKYLNIQIGLCHSFHSNATGWKWNLSTCLGGDGVSHIRNKSSLGLCRGVDLRIGWRADYIPPEIEGEVSTAESVLNMKHGHLHASIDRFEAIFTSTN, from the exons ATGGCTGCAGCGGCTTCGGATTCCGGTGAGGATGGCGACCTGCAAGAAATCCACGAGCCGGATTTCTTAGGCGAGCTCTTCAACATTAACTTAGTTCCCTCCGATCTGTTCCTCAAGTTCCGCAAGCAAACCGAGGGCTTCCGCGTTGGGCTTAATTTCAAG TTTTGCAATGTTCCTACTAATGAATATCAAGCAGCGGTTGTTCTAAAACCCATGGCTTCTAATAAGAGGTGGAAGTTTGTATATGAGCCCTTGCATGGGGATATTCAGTTGCTCTCAAAGAAGATACCTCTTACTAAATATCTGAACATCCAG ATCGGACTTTGTCATAGTTTCCATTCGAATGCAACTGGATGGAAGTGGAATCTATCTACATGCTTGGGTGGAGATGGTGTTTCCCATATCAGAAACAAATCATCTCTTGGTCTATGCCGGGGGGTTGATCTGAGGATTGGTTGGAGGGCAGATTATATACCCCCTGAGATCGAAGG GGAGGTTAGCACCGCGGAATCTGTATTAAACATGAAGCATGGCCACTTGCACGCATCAATAGATAGATTCGAAGCAATTTTCACCAGCACAAATTAA
- the LOC122051535 gene encoding uncharacterized protein LOC122051535 isoform X3, protein MNKSEDSGSPGWGASLFMQTEDVARTFFSVASAATAGSPRPSAVFSSGDMNVDSHFQKLQRRASRLLKGFSSSPEQKGSYNPEVLTSQKRQWAGFQLRSSDQRAVKEPSKLFESMVVVGLHPNADVQALRKIVLDRNNSDPKRRSLLNYHHQVHSESVIAPQVLFVYPPDKQVPLKYKDLLSFCFPGGVEVHAVERTPSMSELNEIMLGQEQLKQSNQSFVFRLKAADNSTLYGCCVLVEELLQSPSSLVSLLIGDKPCSSPLSRHILTTSRCYCILSRLPFFDLHFGILRSIFIEERLEWLTKGSEMLNLLSTEETSEDGRVLDITYNSPEEEYTDEEGVRQTRDFDSMPEATSMEVCKMLEEEYGAKEGERQTRDFDSASKVTPKEVYNSPDEEYAAKEGLRQARDSDATSEASHKEVTVSKDHDSDPTISIQETAILAAYQESMDLTEIENGDIRQNNLDDSINKSDANKQQMDAIDTVLPLFHCPAYESSESSSSLQGSPCEGINLRRNNDDSDLEEPSSSGQEDLNRHSKILEWAKANCNGSLQIICQYYGLECPARGSTLTFKPLEHLHPLDFHRPGETVLHIAGSTIDIRSGCTSLEMTEVHHSLLAEEEATALSVWTVATLCGCLGLDRILVMLAGALLEKQIVVVCSNLGVLSASVLSVVPLIRPYQWHSLLMPVLPNDILDFLDAPVPYIVGIKNKTTDIQSKLTSVILVDADKNQVTFKLS, encoded by the exons ATGAATAAGAGTGAAGATTCTGGTAGCCCAGGATGGGGCGCTTCACTATTCATGCAAACTGAAGATGTCGCTAGAACGTTCTTTTCTGTTGCTTCAGCTGCAACTGCTGGGTCACCACGCCCTTCTGCAGTTTTCTCATCTGGAGACATGAATGTTGACAGTCACTTTCAGAAATTGCAACGCCGTGCTTCAAGATTGTTGAAGGGGTTTTCATCTTCTCCAGAACAGAAGGGATCTTACAATCCTGAAGTCCTTACAAGTCAGAAACGTCAATGGGCTGGATTTCAGTTACGATCTTCG GATCAACGAGCTGTGAAGGAGCCATCAAAATTATTTGAGAGCATGGTTGTTGTTGGACTTCATCCTAATGCTGATGTTCAAGCCCTTCGAAAGATTGTTTTAGATAGAAATAATAGTGATCCAAAGAGAAGAAGCTTACTAAACTACCACCATCAAGTTCACTCTGAATCAGTTATTGCACCACAG GTTCTGTTTGTCTATCCTCCAGATAAACAAGTGCCTTTAAAGTATAAGGATCTTCTTTCATTCTGCTTTCCTGGAGGTGTCGAG GTGCATGCTGTGGAAAGAACTCCTTCGATGAGTGAGCTGAATGAAATAATGCTGGGGCAG GAACAACTTAAGCAAAGTAACCAGTCATTTGTTTTCCGTTTAAAG GCTGCTGATAATTCAACATTATATGGATGTTGCGTTTTGGTTGAAGAACTTCTACAAAGCCCTTCAAGTTTGGTTTCGTTGCTTATAGGGGACAAACCATGTTCATCACCATTAAGCCGTCATATATTGACTACATCACGCTGTTACTGCATCTTATCAAGGCTTCCATTTTTTGATCTGCATTTTGGTATACTGAGAAG TATCTTTATTGAAGAAAGGTTGGAATGGCTTACAAAAGGCTCTGAAATGCTAAATCTGCTGTCTACAGAAGAAACGTCCGAGGATGGAAGGGTGCTTGATATCACTTATAACTCACCAGAGGAAGAGTATACTGACGAGGAAGGTGTAAGGCAAACGAGAGATTTTGATTCAATGCCTGAAGCTACTTCTATGGAAGTTTGTAAAATGCTAGAGGAAGAGTATGGTGCTAAGGAAGGAGAAAGGCAGACAAGAGATTTTGATTCAGCTTCTAAAGTTACTCCTAAGGAAGTTTATAACTCACCTGATGAAGAGTATGCTGCCAAGGAAGGATTAAGGCAAGCAAGAGATTCTGATGCAACTTCAGAAGCTTCTCATAAGGAAGTAACTGTCAGCAAGGATCATGATTCAGACCCAACAATTTCTATCCAAGAAACTGCAATTTTGGCAGCTTACCAAGAATCAATGGACCTTACTGAAATAGAAAATGGAGACATTAGACAAAACAATCTTGACGACTCTATTAAtaaaagtgatgcaaacaagcagCAGATGGATGCAATAGATACTGTTTTGCCACTTTTCCATTGTCCTGCTTATGAAAGTTCTGAATCCTCCAGCAG TTTACAGGGGTCTCCATGCGAAGGTATAAATCTGAGGAGAAATAATGATGATTCAGATCTGGAAGAACCATCTTCTTCTGGTCAAGAAGATCTAAATCGCCACAGTAAAATTCTTGAATGGGCCAAG GCAAACTGCAATGGATCCTTACAGATTATTTGTCAGTATTATGGTCTAGAATGTCCTGCTAGAGGATCAACACTAACATTTAAGCCTCTAGAGCACTTACATCCGTTGGATTTTCATAGGCCTGGTGAAACGGTTCTTCATATTGCTGGCTCCACTATTGATATAAGATCTGGATGTACAAGCTTAGAAATGACTGAG GTGCATCATTCTCTTTTAGCAGAAGAGGAGGCGACTGCTCTATCTGTATGGAcagttgcaacattatgtgggTGTTTAGGACTTGACCGT ATATTGGTGATGCTTGCTGGAGCACTTCTGGAAAAGCAAATAGTTGTTGTTTGCTCGAATTTG GGAGTCTTATCAGCTTCAGTATTATCAGTTGTCCCATTAATACGTCCTTATCAGTGGCATAGCCTACTAATGCCA GTTTTGCCAAATGACATACTGGACTTTCTTGACGCGCCTGTTCCATACATT
- the LOC122051535 gene encoding uncharacterized protein LOC122051535 isoform X2 encodes MNKSEDSGSPGWGASLFMQTEDVARTFFSVASAATAGSPRPSAVFSSGDMNVDSHFQKLQRRASRLLKGFSSSPEQKGSYNPEVLTSQKRQWAGFQLRSSDQRAVKEPSKLFESMVVVGLHPNADVQALRKIVLDRNNSDPKRRSLLNYHHQVHSESVIAPQVLFVYPPDKQVPLKYKDLLSFCFPGGVEVHAVERTPSMSELNEIMLGQEQLKQSNQSFVFRLKAADNSTLYGCCVLVEELLQSPSSLVSLLIGDKPCSSPLSRHILTTSRCYCILSRLPFFDLHFGILRSIFIEERLEWLTKGSEMLNLLSTEETSEDGRVLDITYNSPEEEYTDEEGVRQTRDFDSMPEATSMEVCKMLEEEYGAKEGERQTRDFDSASKVTPKEVYNSPDEEYAAKEGLRQARDSDATSEASHKEVTVSKDHDSDPTISIQETAILAAYQESMDLTEIENGDIRQNNLDDSINKSDANKQQMDAIDTVLPLFHCPAYESSESSSSLQGSPCEGINLRRNNDDSDLEEPSSSGQEDLNRHSKILEWAKANCNGSLQIICQYYGLECPARGSTLTFKPLEHLHPLDFHRPGETVLHIAGSTIDIRSGCTSLEMTEVHHSLLAEEEATALSVWTVATLCGCLGLDRILVMLAGALLEKQIVVVCSNLGVLSASVLSVVPLIRPYQWHSLLMPVLPNDILDFLDAPVPYIVGIKNKTTDIQSKLTSVILVDADKNQVILDAPTATEERTFLITKSLPCKACW; translated from the exons ATGAATAAGAGTGAAGATTCTGGTAGCCCAGGATGGGGCGCTTCACTATTCATGCAAACTGAAGATGTCGCTAGAACGTTCTTTTCTGTTGCTTCAGCTGCAACTGCTGGGTCACCACGCCCTTCTGCAGTTTTCTCATCTGGAGACATGAATGTTGACAGTCACTTTCAGAAATTGCAACGCCGTGCTTCAAGATTGTTGAAGGGGTTTTCATCTTCTCCAGAACAGAAGGGATCTTACAATCCTGAAGTCCTTACAAGTCAGAAACGTCAATGGGCTGGATTTCAGTTACGATCTTCG GATCAACGAGCTGTGAAGGAGCCATCAAAATTATTTGAGAGCATGGTTGTTGTTGGACTTCATCCTAATGCTGATGTTCAAGCCCTTCGAAAGATTGTTTTAGATAGAAATAATAGTGATCCAAAGAGAAGAAGCTTACTAAACTACCACCATCAAGTTCACTCTGAATCAGTTATTGCACCACAG GTTCTGTTTGTCTATCCTCCAGATAAACAAGTGCCTTTAAAGTATAAGGATCTTCTTTCATTCTGCTTTCCTGGAGGTGTCGAG GTGCATGCTGTGGAAAGAACTCCTTCGATGAGTGAGCTGAATGAAATAATGCTGGGGCAG GAACAACTTAAGCAAAGTAACCAGTCATTTGTTTTCCGTTTAAAG GCTGCTGATAATTCAACATTATATGGATGTTGCGTTTTGGTTGAAGAACTTCTACAAAGCCCTTCAAGTTTGGTTTCGTTGCTTATAGGGGACAAACCATGTTCATCACCATTAAGCCGTCATATATTGACTACATCACGCTGTTACTGCATCTTATCAAGGCTTCCATTTTTTGATCTGCATTTTGGTATACTGAGAAG TATCTTTATTGAAGAAAGGTTGGAATGGCTTACAAAAGGCTCTGAAATGCTAAATCTGCTGTCTACAGAAGAAACGTCCGAGGATGGAAGGGTGCTTGATATCACTTATAACTCACCAGAGGAAGAGTATACTGACGAGGAAGGTGTAAGGCAAACGAGAGATTTTGATTCAATGCCTGAAGCTACTTCTATGGAAGTTTGTAAAATGCTAGAGGAAGAGTATGGTGCTAAGGAAGGAGAAAGGCAGACAAGAGATTTTGATTCAGCTTCTAAAGTTACTCCTAAGGAAGTTTATAACTCACCTGATGAAGAGTATGCTGCCAAGGAAGGATTAAGGCAAGCAAGAGATTCTGATGCAACTTCAGAAGCTTCTCATAAGGAAGTAACTGTCAGCAAGGATCATGATTCAGACCCAACAATTTCTATCCAAGAAACTGCAATTTTGGCAGCTTACCAAGAATCAATGGACCTTACTGAAATAGAAAATGGAGACATTAGACAAAACAATCTTGACGACTCTATTAAtaaaagtgatgcaaacaagcagCAGATGGATGCAATAGATACTGTTTTGCCACTTTTCCATTGTCCTGCTTATGAAAGTTCTGAATCCTCCAGCAG TTTACAGGGGTCTCCATGCGAAGGTATAAATCTGAGGAGAAATAATGATGATTCAGATCTGGAAGAACCATCTTCTTCTGGTCAAGAAGATCTAAATCGCCACAGTAAAATTCTTGAATGGGCCAAG GCAAACTGCAATGGATCCTTACAGATTATTTGTCAGTATTATGGTCTAGAATGTCCTGCTAGAGGATCAACACTAACATTTAAGCCTCTAGAGCACTTACATCCGTTGGATTTTCATAGGCCTGGTGAAACGGTTCTTCATATTGCTGGCTCCACTATTGATATAAGATCTGGATGTACAAGCTTAGAAATGACTGAG GTGCATCATTCTCTTTTAGCAGAAGAGGAGGCGACTGCTCTATCTGTATGGAcagttgcaacattatgtgggTGTTTAGGACTTGACCGT ATATTGGTGATGCTTGCTGGAGCACTTCTGGAAAAGCAAATAGTTGTTGTTTGCTCGAATTTG GGAGTCTTATCAGCTTCAGTATTATCAGTTGTCCCATTAATACGTCCTTATCAGTGGCATAGCCTACTAATGCCA GTTTTGCCAAATGACATACTGGACTTTCTTGACGCGCCTGTTCCATACATT